From Pseudomonas sp. G2-4:
ATGAGCTTTTCCACCAGCGGGCCGCTCAGGACCTTGCCGGCGTTGAGCAGCAGCATGCCATTGTCGGCGTTGAGGTTGCGAGCCAGGATCATGCCGGGCGCCAGTTCACGGGTGGTCTTGACCTCCACCGTCGGGTCGGACAGGGTCACGTCGTCCAGGTATTCGCCGCAGGCCTTGATGAAGTCCTCGATCATGCTCGGGTCGTACAGCTTGCCAGCGTACTTGCGGATGTAGACCAGTGCTTCGTCGCTGTTCATCTGCCGTTCGAGGATCAACCCGCGCTGCAGTTCGATGAAATCCACCGCCAGTTTCAACAGCCGCGACCCGAATGGAATGGCCTCGCCCTTGAGGTGCTCGGGGAAACCGCTCCCGTCCCAACGCTCCTGGTGATGGCGGATGATCCGTGCCGCGTCTTTCATCGGGTCCAGGGTCATCAGCAGCGACTCGCTCTGCTTCGGATAGGCGCGATACAGATCAAGCTCGCTGTGATGCAGCATGTCGGCGGGCGTGGTCATCATGTTATCGGTCCAGCTCAGCTTGCCGATGTTGTAGAGCGCCGCGGCCATGGTCAGGTCGCGGTCGGTGGACTCGTCGAGGAAGTGCAGCCGGCTGTAGACCCTGATCAACTCGATGATCTGCCGGTTGGTCTGCTTGGCCTTGGGCAGGCGCAGGTTGGCGATCAACGAAAACACTTCGGTGCTGGTCACATAACTGCGCTTGAGCTCGTCATAGGCCAGGTCGAGCATGTCGGCGGTCTGCTGCAGTTCGGAGGTGCGCGAGGCCACGCGTTTTTCCAGGGTGGCGTTCAGCGTCTTGAGTTGCTGGTTCTGCTCGCTGTTCAGCGCTTCGAGGCGCTGGCGTTCGCTTTCGGAATGCTGGTGGGCCAGGGCCTGGCGCAGCGCCTGCACCAGTTCCTCGTCATTCCAGGGCTTGCTGAGGTAGCGATAGAGCTGCCCCTCGTTGATGGCCTTGGTCATCATGTCGACATCAGCATACCCGGTGAGCAGGATGCGCAAGGTCGACGGATAGAGCTTGCGAATCTGCGCCAGCAGCGTGGCGCCATCCATGTTCGGCATGCGGGCATCGGTCATCACCAGGTCGACGGGGCGCTCCTTGAGGATTTCCAGGGCCCTGGCACCACTGTCGGCCAGCAGAATCTCGTACGGCTGGCTGCGCAGCAGCCGACGCAGGCTGCTGAGAATCGACTCTTCATCATCGACCAGCAGCACCGTGGGTTTCCTTGCCGAA
This genomic window contains:
- a CDS encoding HD domain-containing phosphohydrolase — protein: MEDQSPEVSARKPTVLLVDDEESILSSLRRLLRSQPYEILLADSGARALEILKERPVDLVMTDARMPNMDGATLLAQIRKLYPSTLRILLTGYADVDMMTKAINEGQLYRYLSKPWNDEELVQALRQALAHQHSESERQRLEALNSEQNQQLKTLNATLEKRVASRTSELQQTADMLDLAYDELKRSYVTSTEVFSLIANLRLPKAKQTNRQIIELIRVYSRLHFLDESTDRDLTMAAALYNIGKLSWTDNMMTTPADMLHHSELDLYRAYPKQSESLLMTLDPMKDAARIIRHHQERWDGSGFPEHLKGEAIPFGSRLLKLAVDFIELQRGLILERQMNSDEALVYIRKYAGKLYDPSMIEDFIKACGEYLDDVTLSDPTVEVKTTRELAPGMILARNLNADNGMLLLNAGKVLSGPLVEKLIAFESMEGARYSVFVKIPEEEADPAVPKPMLG